A genome region from Gloeomargarita sp. SRBZ-1_bins_9 includes the following:
- a CDS encoding citrate synthase, whose product MTTLACDYYPGLEGVPVTQSSISYVDGQRGILEYRGIPIEELAAKSSFLEVAYLLIWGQLPTASELQAFEREITYHRRVKYRIRDMMKCFPESGHPMDALQASAAALGLFYSRRTLDDPAYIRAAVVRLLAKIPTMVAAFEHIRKGNDPVQPRDDQDYAANFLYMLREQVPHPLEARVLDTCLILHAEHTINASTFAAMVTASTLTDPYGVVASAVGTLAGPLHGGANEDVMQMIEEIGSVKNVEPYIDRLLEKKARIPGFGHRVYKVKDPRATILQNLAKQLFDEFGADEYYDIALEIERVVVERLGHKGIYPNVDFYSGLVYRKLGIPNDLFTPVFAIARVAGWLAHWKEQLNHNRIFRPTQIYVGEHNRPYVPIQERTA is encoded by the coding sequence ATGACCACCTTGGCCTGCGATTACTACCCGGGATTGGAAGGAGTACCGGTGACCCAATCCAGCATCAGTTATGTGGATGGGCAAAGGGGCATTTTGGAGTATCGGGGGATTCCCATCGAAGAATTGGCGGCCAAAAGCAGCTTTTTGGAGGTGGCCTATTTGCTAATCTGGGGTCAGCTGCCCACCGCCAGTGAACTGCAAGCGTTTGAACGGGAAATTACCTACCATCGCCGCGTCAAATACCGCATCCGGGACATGATGAAGTGTTTTCCCGAAAGCGGTCACCCGATGGATGCGCTCCAGGCGTCGGCAGCGGCCTTGGGGCTGTTTTACTCCCGGCGTACGTTGGATGACCCGGCCTATATCCGCGCGGCGGTGGTGCGTTTGCTGGCCAAAATCCCTACCATGGTGGCGGCCTTTGAACATATCCGCAAGGGGAATGACCCCGTGCAACCCCGCGATGACCAGGACTACGCCGCCAACTTTCTCTACATGCTGCGGGAACAGGTGCCCCATCCTTTAGAAGCCCGGGTGTTAGATACCTGCTTGATTCTCCATGCGGAGCACACCATTAATGCCTCCACCTTTGCGGCGATGGTGACGGCTTCGACGTTGACCGACCCCTACGGCGTGGTGGCGTCGGCAGTGGGCACCCTGGCCGGGCCGTTGCACGGGGGGGCCAACGAGGATGTGATGCAGATGATTGAGGAAATTGGCTCGGTGAAAAACGTGGAACCCTACATTGACCGGTTGCTGGAGAAAAAGGCCCGGATTCCTGGGTTTGGCCATCGGGTGTACAAAGTGAAAGACCCCCGGGCCACTATCCTGCAGAACTTGGCCAAACAACTGTTTGATGAATTTGGGGCGGACGAGTACTACGACATTGCCCTGGAAATCGAGCGGGTGGTGGTGGAGCGCCTGGGCCACAAGGGGATTTATCCCAATGTGGATTTCTACTCCGGTTTGGTGTATCGCAAGCTAGGGATTCCCAACGATTTATTCACGCCGGTGTTTGCCATTGCCCGAGTGGCTGGCTGGTTGGCTCACTGGAAGGAACAACTGAATCACAACCGCATCTTCCGGCCGACGCAAATCTATGTGGGGGAACACAACCGCCCTTATGTCCCCATCCAGGAACGCACGGCATGA
- the rsmH gene encoding 16S rRNA (cytosine(1402)-N(4))-methyltransferase RsmH, with protein MIPDVGHIPVLPQAVLTYLRPQPGAHFLDATVGLGGHSALLLQVPGVRLTAIDRDSQALAIAQQRLQGYDVTWWQGNYADFPGGEFDGILADLGVSSLQLDTPARGFSFRFAGPLDMRMDLRQEQTAADWVNQASETELVTLLSRYGEVPYARRIVRQILQQRPFHDTKALAEAIWQAVPPAARHRRLHPATQVFQALRIAVNQELESLERFLQRAPDWLKPGGRLVVISFHSLEDRLVKWALRRDVRLEVLTPKPVTPDAQEQRQNPRCRSAKLRAAQRR; from the coding sequence ATGATACCGGATGTTGGTCACATTCCTGTGCTGCCCCAGGCGGTGCTGACCTACCTGCGCCCGCAACCCGGTGCCCATTTCCTGGACGCGACGGTGGGGTTAGGGGGCCACAGCGCCCTGTTGCTGCAAGTGCCGGGGGTGCGCCTTACTGCCATTGACCGGGACAGCCAAGCTCTGGCTATTGCCCAGCAGCGGTTGCAGGGTTACGACGTGACCTGGTGGCAGGGCAATTACGCCGACTTCCCCGGTGGCGAATTCGACGGCATCCTGGCGGACCTGGGGGTGAGTTCGCTGCAGTTGGACACACCGGCGCGGGGGTTTAGTTTTCGGTTTGCAGGGCCGCTGGATATGCGCATGGACCTCCGCCAGGAGCAAACCGCCGCCGATTGGGTCAACCAGGCTAGTGAAACCGAGCTGGTTACCCTGTTGAGCCGCTACGGCGAAGTTCCCTACGCCCGCCGGATCGTCCGCCAAATCCTGCAGCAACGCCCGTTCCATGACACCAAAGCGCTGGCGGAAGCCATTTGGCAGGCGGTTCCCCCGGCAGCCCGGCACCGACGTCTTCATCCGGCCACCCAGGTGTTCCAGGCCCTACGGATCGCCGTCAACCAGGAACTAGAGAGCTTAGAGCGGTTTTTGCAGCGGGCGCCGGACTGGCTCAAACCAGGGGGGCGGCTGGTGGTCATCAGCTTTCACAGCTTAGAGGACCGCTTGGTGAAGTGGGCCCTGCGCCGAGATGTACGGTTGGAGGTGCTCACCCCTAAGCCCGTAACCCCTGATGCCCAGGAGCAGCGCCAGAATCCCCGTTGCCGATCGGCGAAGCTACGGGCCGCCCAGCGACGGTAA
- a CDS encoding P-II family nitrogen regulator gives MKKIEAIIRPFKLDEVKIALVNAGIVGMTVSEVRGFGRQRGQTERYRGSEYTVEFLQKLKLEIVVEDDQVDLVIDKIMAAARTGEIGDGKIFITPIEGAIRIRTGERDGEAI, from the coding sequence ATGAAAAAAATTGAAGCCATTATCCGTCCCTTCAAGCTGGATGAAGTCAAAATTGCCCTGGTCAATGCGGGGATCGTCGGCATGACGGTTTCGGAAGTGCGGGGGTTTGGTCGGCAGCGAGGTCAAACCGAACGCTATCGCGGCTCAGAATACACCGTGGAATTTTTACAAAAACTGAAATTGGAAATTGTGGTGGAAGACGACCAAGTGGACCTGGTCATTGACAAGATCATGGCGGCGGCCCGGACAGGGGAAATCGGCGACGGCAAGATTTTTATTACCCCCATCGAAGGGGCGATTCGCATCCGCACTGGGGAACGGGACGGCGAAGCCATATGA
- a CDS encoding class I SAM-dependent methyltransferase yields MAATWQDGYVTEIPYTQGFYHHLSPANLYLSLLTKQVQPRPLDQPFTYCELACGYGLTTNVLAAAYPQGRFYANDFNATHIAQARQLAADAGLTNVTFSDASFQEYLEEDLPEFDFICLHGIYSWISEENRRVIREFIRRKLKVGGVVYVSYNTLPGWGVMAPIQKLMQAHRERSSGTLIERLKTALELIELLKNNQAIYLQHPWLAPRLEQFKNQNVHYLVHEFFNQHWHPLWVDEVMAEMSTAKLSYVGSAHVLDHIDAFNLPTQAINHLAQINDVAMRELVRDFYLNGQFRRDVYVRGPVTISGDMQVRYFQPLPFVLTVLPEAVKLEHQTTAGQVQLQPSLYEPLVAQLAQGPVTVAELVERLSPQGITLQQIGQALVVLTGLGYAHPVVGQGNPTEGFNRAVIQRAELDGEIQFLASPVIGNGVKVSHLELLFLLAERRQQPSFDFVWGILERRGLKLTKDGQVLETPQENRQFLQEQVTQFEQKGRALLRRLGI; encoded by the coding sequence ATGGCGGCGACCTGGCAGGACGGTTACGTAACGGAAATTCCCTATACCCAGGGCTTTTATCACCATTTGAGTCCGGCGAATCTCTATCTCTCCCTGTTGACCAAGCAGGTGCAACCTCGGCCGTTGGACCAGCCCTTTACCTACTGCGAGTTGGCCTGCGGCTACGGCCTGACCACGAATGTACTGGCGGCGGCCTATCCCCAGGGTCGTTTTTACGCCAATGATTTCAATGCTACCCATATTGCTCAGGCGCGCCAGTTGGCGGCGGACGCTGGTTTAACCAATGTGACCTTCAGCGATGCCAGTTTTCAGGAGTATCTGGAAGAGGATTTGCCGGAGTTTGATTTCATTTGCCTCCACGGCATCTATAGCTGGATTAGCGAGGAAAATCGCCGGGTTATTCGGGAATTTATCCGCCGCAAATTGAAGGTGGGTGGGGTGGTCTATGTCTCCTACAATACCCTGCCGGGGTGGGGTGTTATGGCGCCGATACAAAAACTGATGCAAGCCCATCGGGAGCGCTCCAGCGGTACTTTGATCGAACGCTTAAAAACAGCGCTGGAGTTGATTGAACTGCTGAAAAACAACCAGGCGATTTATCTGCAACACCCCTGGCTGGCTCCCCGCCTGGAACAGTTTAAGAACCAAAATGTGCACTACCTGGTACATGAGTTTTTCAACCAGCACTGGCATCCCTTGTGGGTGGATGAGGTGATGGCCGAAATGAGCACGGCGAAATTGAGCTACGTTGGCTCAGCCCATGTCCTAGACCACATAGATGCCTTTAATTTGCCGACCCAGGCGATTAACCATCTGGCCCAAATCAATGACGTGGCGATGCGGGAGCTGGTGCGGGATTTCTACTTGAATGGTCAATTTCGCCGGGATGTGTATGTGCGGGGGCCGGTGACCATCAGCGGGGACATGCAGGTGCGCTATTTTCAACCCCTGCCTTTTGTCCTGACGGTGTTGCCGGAGGCGGTCAAGCTGGAGCACCAAACGACGGCGGGTCAGGTGCAGTTGCAACCGAGTCTGTATGAACCGCTGGTGGCACAATTGGCGCAGGGACCGGTCACGGTAGCGGAACTAGTAGAGCGTTTGTCGCCCCAGGGGATCACCCTACAGCAGATTGGCCAGGCGTTGGTTGTGCTGACGGGGCTGGGGTATGCCCATCCGGTCGTCGGCCAGGGGAACCCTACGGAGGGCTTTAATCGGGCGGTGATCCAGCGGGCAGAACTAGACGGTGAAATACAGTTTTTGGCCAGTCCGGTTATTGGCAACGGGGTGAAGGTGTCCCACTTGGAGTTGCTGTTTTTGTTGGCAGAACGACGCCAGCAACCCTCGTTTGACTTTGTGTGGGGGATTTTGGAGCGGCGGGGTCTTAAACTCACTAAAGACGGCCAGGTGCTGGAAACGCCGCAGGAGAATCGCCAGTTTCTGCAGGAGCAGGTGACCCAGTTCGAGCAGAAGGGACGGGCGCTGCTGCGGCGCTTGGGGATTTAA
- a CDS encoding PAS domain-containing protein codes for MHSGEFALVLQGATQQLQAGISIGEVIHSVLTRLQGEWGARQIALYREQQLVLQAGELLANLVLPATWQPQKVHEGTRETWFFPVLVRQKGWGWLVICWNQAPGERIDQQAEALAAHLGLMLQATDGQFRQPDLEDQPYYFLLNSLPIGVGLANAKGECIYVNDTLVRMLQAPLQELLGERWVNRIHPEDREWLQAAWRDTLQSPRDQEWEYRLQGPQGDTIWVRSYLTVLRSDQGQVVGFLSATADITPTKTLEKMLIESEQKYRNLVEYQTDLLVYSLADTTITFANLALCQALGYTLEELVGQKWDAFIADPQDLIFLEQKIQALTPDHPIFSFTKPVRAKQGQIIYVECITLGLFDEQGQLLALQTVGRDVTELRRAEQELRESREFLATLIQNLPGVVYRYHPASADRPAHLSYVSDYAEEIFELPVATIMADPHTLWQKYTHPDDLDKLWASVQAAIQEETPWHCQWRVITPSGKVKWLEGRSQMRRRGNERFWDGIILDITAAETAKLELERNKEFLERVVTATKAIIYVYDLEQQRNVFINPEIELVLGYTPAEIQALGSELFTRLVHPEDLPIIQANIARLLDPQLTGEVRVEYRMRTKAGEWRWLLSRDRIFKRNEQGEPQQVLGIAVDITELKHTQQALADNRRLLQHILDNLPVAIWRYQRWPDGREAFLYVSPGCEKLYGVTAEQIQQHPQAFWQLIVPQDRPTVQTSLAVSQQQLTACHCEFRIVTPQGTCKWIRGQGQPERQPDGSTIWDSVFTDITGQKEADWQLRRFNEQLEQRVRERTIQLQQQAQAEGLLRIIIETIHESLDIHQTLNVVLEETRRTLACDRVLVYQFNPDWSGYFLAESVGAGWQKVITGPQTPLADSCLQETQGGRFRQHYILVSNDIYRSGFSECHIRLLEQFQARAQIVIPIFLNDQLWGLLAAYQNSGPRIWQTNEIEILQHVGLHLAIALRQSQLYKAAQAQVVELQKLNRLKDEFLSTVSHELRSPMHNIGLALKMLELRLQQVGILADDQAGIRRYLTILKTATQRETALINDLLDLARLNADPTELPKEPVDVQQILDELLPPLRERMAAHQQTFVLQLPEQPCHLETHGASLSRILQELLHNACKYTPAGETITLAIQRWEGHWAFRVINTGVDIPPEEQARVFDNFYRIPSHDPWQYGGTGLGLALVKRLVERLHGEVYLVSENWVTEFRVLLG; via the coding sequence ATGCATTCCGGGGAATTTGCGCTGGTTTTACAGGGAGCCACCCAGCAACTGCAGGCAGGGATATCCATCGGCGAGGTCATTCATTCTGTCCTGACAAGGCTACAGGGGGAGTGGGGAGCGCGGCAAATCGCCCTCTATCGGGAGCAACAGTTGGTGCTACAGGCCGGGGAGCTGCTGGCAAACTTGGTCCTACCGGCCACCTGGCAACCCCAAAAAGTCCACGAAGGTACCAGGGAAACCTGGTTTTTCCCCGTGCTGGTGCGGCAAAAGGGGTGGGGCTGGTTGGTGATTTGCTGGAATCAGGCGCCGGGAGAAAGGATTGATCAGCAGGCTGAAGCTCTGGCAGCCCATTTGGGGTTAATGCTTCAGGCCACCGATGGGCAATTCCGGCAACCGGACTTGGAAGACCAACCCTATTACTTCCTACTCAACTCCCTACCCATTGGTGTCGGTTTGGCCAATGCTAAAGGGGAATGCATTTATGTCAATGATACCCTGGTGAGAATGCTTCAAGCACCCCTGCAGGAGTTGCTAGGGGAGCGGTGGGTCAACCGGATTCACCCGGAGGACCGGGAATGGTTACAGGCGGCCTGGCGGGATACACTTCAGTCGCCTAGGGACCAGGAATGGGAATACCGCCTCCAGGGACCTCAGGGGGACACCATTTGGGTGCGCTCCTATCTCACCGTACTGCGTAGTGACCAGGGGCAAGTGGTGGGTTTTCTGAGTGCCACGGCCGATATTACCCCCACCAAAACCCTAGAAAAAATGCTCATCGAGAGCGAACAAAAATATCGCAATTTGGTGGAGTATCAAACCGACTTACTGGTGTATTCCCTGGCGGACACCACCATCACCTTTGCCAATCTAGCTTTATGCCAGGCCCTGGGTTACACCTTAGAGGAACTGGTCGGGCAAAAGTGGGACGCCTTTATCGCCGATCCGCAAGACTTGATCTTTCTCGAACAAAAAATCCAAGCCCTGACCCCTGACCATCCCATCTTTTCGTTTACGAAACCGGTGCGCGCCAAACAGGGGCAAATCATTTACGTTGAATGCATCACCCTGGGTCTATTTGACGAGCAGGGACAGCTTTTGGCGCTCCAGACGGTGGGGCGGGATGTCACCGAACTGCGGCGGGCCGAACAGGAGCTGCGGGAGAGCCGGGAATTTCTTGCCACCCTCATCCAGAATCTGCCAGGGGTAGTGTACCGCTACCATCCGGCCAGCGCCGACCGTCCCGCCCACTTGAGCTATGTCAGCGACTATGCCGAGGAGATTTTTGAGCTGCCCGTTGCCACCATCATGGCCGACCCCCACACCCTCTGGCAGAAATACACCCACCCCGACGACCTAGACAAGCTTTGGGCTTCCGTGCAGGCGGCCATCCAGGAGGAAACTCCCTGGCATTGTCAATGGCGGGTGATCACCCCGTCGGGGAAGGTGAAATGGCTAGAGGGTCGCTCCCAGATGCGGCGGCGAGGTAATGAGCGTTTTTGGGATGGCATTATTTTGGATATTACCGCCGCCGAAACGGCCAAGTTAGAGCTGGAAAGAAACAAGGAATTTTTGGAGCGCGTTGTCACCGCTACCAAGGCCATTATTTATGTCTATGACCTCGAGCAGCAACGGAACGTCTTTATCAACCCGGAAATCGAACTGGTTTTGGGCTATACACCGGCTGAAATCCAAGCTTTAGGGAGCGAATTATTTACTCGCTTGGTGCATCCTGAAGATTTACCCATCATTCAAGCCAACATCGCCCGTTTACTCGATCCCCAACTGACCGGCGAAGTCCGGGTGGAATATCGCATGCGCACCAAAGCCGGGGAATGGCGATGGCTCCTTAGTCGCGACCGGATTTTCAAACGCAACGAGCAGGGCGAACCCCAACAGGTACTGGGCATTGCCGTGGACATTACCGAACTGAAACACACCCAGCAGGCCCTGGCGGATAACCGACGCCTGTTGCAACACATCCTAGACAACTTACCGGTGGCGATATGGCGCTATCAACGCTGGCCGGACGGGCGGGAAGCCTTTTTATACGTCAGCCCTGGTTGTGAAAAGCTCTACGGCGTCACCGCCGAACAGATCCAGCAACATCCCCAGGCCTTCTGGCAACTGATTGTTCCCCAGGACCGGCCCACCGTTCAAACCTCCCTGGCCGTTTCTCAGCAGCAGCTCACCGCGTGTCACTGTGAATTTCGCATCGTTACCCCCCAGGGAACGTGCAAATGGATCCGGGGACAGGGCCAACCGGAGCGGCAACCTGACGGCAGCACCATCTGGGATTCGGTCTTTACAGACATCACCGGCCAGAAGGAAGCGGATTGGCAACTGCGGCGCTTTAACGAACAACTGGAGCAACGGGTCCGGGAACGCACCATTCAGTTGCAGCAACAGGCCCAGGCAGAAGGCCTCCTGCGCATCATCATTGAAACGATCCATGAATCCTTAGACATTCATCAAACCCTCAATGTGGTTTTAGAGGAAACGCGGCGAACTCTAGCCTGCGACCGGGTTTTGGTTTATCAGTTCAACCCGGACTGGAGTGGTTATTTTTTAGCGGAATCCGTGGGTGCTGGTTGGCAAAAGGTGATCACCGGGCCGCAAACCCCCTTGGCCGACTCCTGTTTGCAAGAAACCCAGGGGGGACGGTTTCGGCAGCACTACATCCTGGTGAGCAATGACATTTACCGTTCCGGCTTTAGCGAATGTCATATTCGTCTGTTGGAGCAATTTCAGGCCCGTGCCCAGATCGTGATTCCTATTTTTTTAAACGACCAGTTGTGGGGGCTATTGGCGGCCTATCAAAACAGCGGCCCGCGCATCTGGCAGACCAATGAAATTGAAATTCTTCAGCATGTCGGGTTGCATTTGGCCATTGCCCTACGCCAGTCCCAGTTGTACAAGGCGGCCCAGGCCCAGGTGGTGGAGCTGCAAAAACTCAACAGACTCAAGGATGAATTTCTCAGCACTGTCTCCCATGAATTACGCTCGCCGATGCACAACATTGGCCTGGCTTTGAAAATGTTGGAGTTGCGCCTGCAGCAGGTCGGCATTTTAGCAGATGACCAAGCGGGTATCCGTCGCTATTTGACTATTCTGAAAACCGCCACCCAGCGGGAAACGGCACTCATTAACGACCTGTTGGACCTGGCGCGGTTGAATGCTGACCCTACGGAATTACCCAAGGAACCTGTGGATGTGCAACAAATCCTCGATGAACTGTTGCCACCGTTGCGGGAGCGCATGGCCGCCCACCAGCAAACGTTTGTGCTGCAATTGCCCGAGCAGCCCTGTCATCTGGAAACCCATGGTGCTTCCTTGAGTCGCATCCTACAGGAGTTACTGCACAACGCCTGTAAGTACACCCCCGCCGGGGAAACCATCACCTTGGCTATACAACGATGGGAGGGTCATTGGGCCTTTCGGGTGATCAACACCGGCGTTGACATTCCCCCGGAAGAACAGGCACGGGTGTTCGACAATTTCTATCGCATTCCTAGCCATGACCCCTGGCAATATGGCGGGACGGGCCTGGGCTTGGCGCTGGTGAAAAGATTGGTGGAGCGCTTGCACGGGGAGGTTTATTTGGTTAGCGAAAACTGGGTCACGGAGTTTCGGGTTTTGCTGGGTTAA
- a CDS encoding histidine phosphatase family protein: MMRTIWIVRHMHREDADNPHWRRQAPYPDDPDLSPLGQAQAHQLARFFADRPLDYIFSSPFWRALRTAQPVAHSKGLPIYVEDGLSESLTCELFAAAPRLRDPDTRRQQFPEIDPSYTSLYTPTYPEDGLAAIARAGQVTLALVQQFPGNLLLVGHGASVWGATWGLLPDQPPIQCDFGALVEIRQTPTGWQLIKAGVTDYL, from the coding sequence ATGATGCGAACCATCTGGATCGTGCGCCACATGCACCGGGAGGATGCCGACAACCCCCACTGGCGCCGCCAAGCCCCCTACCCCGACGATCCGGATTTATCGCCCCTGGGTCAGGCGCAGGCGCACCAACTGGCCCGTTTTTTTGCCGACCGGCCCCTGGATTACATCTTCAGCTCCCCCTTCTGGCGCGCCCTGCGTACAGCCCAACCCGTCGCCCACAGCAAAGGACTGCCGATTTATGTCGAAGACGGTTTGAGCGAATCCTTGACCTGCGAATTGTTTGCCGCTGCTCCCCGATTACGGGACCCGGACACCCGCCGGCAACAGTTTCCCGAAATTGACCCCAGCTATACCTCCCTATACACCCCCACCTATCCTGAAGACGGGTTAGCCGCCATCGCCCGCGCTGGTCAGGTGACCCTGGCGTTGGTGCAGCAATTTCCCGGCAACCTACTGCTCGTCGGTCACGGCGCCTCCGTTTGGGGAGCGACATGGGGACTTCTACCCGACCAGCCCCCAATTCAATGCGACTTTGGCGCCCTGGTGGAAATCCGACAAACCCCCACCGGCTGGCAACTGATCAAAGCAGGCGTCACCGACTACCTGTAG
- a CDS encoding DUF2905 domain-containing protein: protein MAMMEIGKVLMLMGAVMFGVGLLLFFSGRFSWLGRLPGDVTISNGDFTLIAPFGTMLLLSLLFTIVLNVLVRLGR from the coding sequence ATGGCCATGATGGAAATCGGTAAGGTTCTCATGCTGATGGGTGCGGTGATGTTTGGGGTGGGTTTGCTTTTGTTTTTCAGTGGCCGGTTTTCCTGGTTGGGCCGCCTGCCGGGAGACGTCACCATCAGCAACGGTGATTTCACCTTGATTGCCCCCTTCGGAACGATGCTCCTGCTCAGTCTCCTGTTTACCATTGTTCTGAATGTCCTCGTTCGGCTGGGGCGCTAG